GCGGGCTGCGGTGGTGGGGCGGAGGGCTGTCGTGCCGCTGGTGGCCGGGCAGTTGCTGGCGTCCGGGCAGGTCGGCGATGCGGCCGAGTTTCCGGGGACGGGGCAGGCGCTGGTGGTGATCGGGGCTGAGCCGGGGATGTTGCCTGCGGGGCTGGCGGCCGGGCAGCGGGTGGCCGTGGTGCCTGGGGCCGCGCCGGGGGCGGGTGCGGCCACGTCGGAGGAGGGGGCGGCGAAGGTGCCCGATCCGGTGCTGGGAGTGGTGCACGCGGTGAGCCGGCCCGAGACGAGCTCGGGGAAGGGTGCGGTGACCCTGCTGGTGGATGCCGGGGCGGTGCGGCGGGCGGCGCAGATGGCCGAGCCGAGGGTCGCGGTGCTCGGTGGTGGCGTGAAGGAGGTGTCGTGATGCGGAAGGTCGTGGCATTGGGGGCATTCAAGGGGGCGCCGGGGGTGACCACGCTCGCCATGGCGCTGGCGGCGGCCTGGCCTGCCGAGAGCGGGGTGCGGCCGGTGGTGGTG
The sequence above is a segment of the Streptomyces sp. NBC_00237 genome. Coding sequences within it:
- a CDS encoding SAF domain-containing protein, which produces MSSAGERQPILTVVRPVAAGAVIEAGDVGVVRLGVDDATQVVRAGERAAVVGRRAVVPLVAGQLLASGQVGDAAEFPGTGQALVVIGAEPGMLPAGLAAGQRVAVVPGAAPGAGAATSEEGAAKVPDPVLGVVHAVSRPETSSGKGAVTLLVDAGAVRRAAQMAEPRVAVLGGGVKEVS